The following are from one region of the Acipenser ruthenus chromosome 19, fAciRut3.2 maternal haplotype, whole genome shotgun sequence genome:
- the st3gal2 gene encoding CMP-N-acetylneuraminate-beta-galactosamide-alpha-2,3-sialyltransferase 2 isoform X1, which produces MRCSLRMWVLLASLALLFFSSLLFSLSLRGASLPYLDPPGWEMAHRVKLVPSYAGIRRLDSPEGALQRTCACQSCVGDPGVSDWFDENYDPDISPVWTRDNIQLPPDVYYWWVMLQPQFKPHNMQQVLSKLFEVIPGRSPYGSWDPARCQRCAVVGNSGNLRGVGYGRLIDGHQFIMRMNLAPTLGYEEDAGSRTSHHFMYPESAKNLPANVSFVLVPFKTLDLLWITSALSTGQIRFTYAPVKQFLRVDKDKVQIYNPAFFKYIHERWTKHHGRYPSTGMLVLFFALHVCDEVNVFGFGADSRGNWHHYWEQNRYAGEFRKTGVHDADFEAQIINSLAEAGKIRVFRGK; this is translated from the exons ATGCGGTGTTCTCTGCGGATGTGGGTGCTGCTGGCGTCTCTTGCGCTGCTGTTCTTCTCCTCGCTCCTCTTCTCATTGTCGCTGCGAGGAGCCAGCCTGCCCTATCTGGACCCTCCCGGCTGGGAGATGGCCCACAGGGTCAAACTGGTGCCCAGCTATGCAGGCATCCGGAGGCTGGACTCGCCAGAGGGGGCGCTGCAGCGGACCTGTGCCTGTCAGAGCTGCGTGGGGGACCCCGGCGTGTCGGACTGGTTCGATGAAAACTACGACCCTGATATCTCGCCCGTCTGGACCCGTGACAACATCCAGCTGCCTCCGGATGTCTACTATTGGTGGGTG ATGCTTCAGCCGCAGTTCAAGCCTCACAACATGCAGCAGGTCCTGTCCAAGCTCTTCGAGGTGATCCCGGGCCGCAGTCCCTATGGCTCGTGGGACCCGGCCCGCTGCCAGCGCTGCGCAGTGGTGGGGAACTCTGGGAACCTGCGGGGAGTGGGCTACGGCCGGCTCATTGATGGCCACCAGTTCATCATGAG AATGAACCTGGCTCCCACACTGGGCTACGAGGAGGACGCTGGCAGCCGCACCAGCCACCACTTCATGTACCCCGAGAGCGCCAAGAACCTGCCTGCCAATGTGAGCTTCGTGCTGGTGCCCTTCAAGACACTGGACCTGCTATGGATCACCAGCGCCCTCTCCACCGGGCAGATCCGCTT CACCTATGCACCAGTGAAGCAGTTCCTGAGAGTGGACAAGGACAAG GTGCAGATCTATAACCCGGCGTTCTTCAAGTACATCCATGAGCGCTGGACGAAGCACCACGGCCGTTATCCCTCCACTGGCATGCTGGTCCTGTTCTTTGCACTGCACGTGTGTGACGAG GTGAACGTGTTTGGGTTTGGTGCCGACAGCCGGGGAAACTGGCACCATTACTGGGAGCAGAATCGATACGCCGGCGAATTCAGAAAAACAGGGGTCCACGACGCAGACTTTGAAGCCCAGATAATCAACTCACTGGCCGAGGCCGGCAAGATCCGAGTGTTCCGAGGGAAGTGA
- the st3gal2 gene encoding CMP-N-acetylneuraminate-beta-galactosamide-alpha-2,3-sialyltransferase 2 isoform X2 translates to MRCSLRMWVLLASLALLFFSSLLFSLSLRGASLPYLDPPGWEMAHRVKLVPSYAGIRRLDSPEGALQRTCACQSCVGDPGVSDWFDENYDPDISPVWTRDNIQLPPDVYYWWVMLQPQFKPHNMQQVLSKLFEVIPGRSPYGSWDPARCQRCAVVGNSGNLRGVGYGRLIDGHQFIMRMNLAPTLGYEEDAGSRTSHHFMYPESAKNLPANVSFVLVPFKTLDLLWITSALSTGQIRFTYAPVKQFLRVDKDKVNVFGFGADSRGNWHHYWEQNRYAGEFRKTGVHDADFEAQIINSLAEAGKIRVFRGK, encoded by the exons ATGCGGTGTTCTCTGCGGATGTGGGTGCTGCTGGCGTCTCTTGCGCTGCTGTTCTTCTCCTCGCTCCTCTTCTCATTGTCGCTGCGAGGAGCCAGCCTGCCCTATCTGGACCCTCCCGGCTGGGAGATGGCCCACAGGGTCAAACTGGTGCCCAGCTATGCAGGCATCCGGAGGCTGGACTCGCCAGAGGGGGCGCTGCAGCGGACCTGTGCCTGTCAGAGCTGCGTGGGGGACCCCGGCGTGTCGGACTGGTTCGATGAAAACTACGACCCTGATATCTCGCCCGTCTGGACCCGTGACAACATCCAGCTGCCTCCGGATGTCTACTATTGGTGGGTG ATGCTTCAGCCGCAGTTCAAGCCTCACAACATGCAGCAGGTCCTGTCCAAGCTCTTCGAGGTGATCCCGGGCCGCAGTCCCTATGGCTCGTGGGACCCGGCCCGCTGCCAGCGCTGCGCAGTGGTGGGGAACTCTGGGAACCTGCGGGGAGTGGGCTACGGCCGGCTCATTGATGGCCACCAGTTCATCATGAG AATGAACCTGGCTCCCACACTGGGCTACGAGGAGGACGCTGGCAGCCGCACCAGCCACCACTTCATGTACCCCGAGAGCGCCAAGAACCTGCCTGCCAATGTGAGCTTCGTGCTGGTGCCCTTCAAGACACTGGACCTGCTATGGATCACCAGCGCCCTCTCCACCGGGCAGATCCGCTT CACCTATGCACCAGTGAAGCAGTTCCTGAGAGTGGACAAGGACAAG GTGAACGTGTTTGGGTTTGGTGCCGACAGCCGGGGAAACTGGCACCATTACTGGGAGCAGAATCGATACGCCGGCGAATTCAGAAAAACAGGGGTCCACGACGCAGACTTTGAAGCCCAGATAATCAACTCACTGGCCGAGGCCGGCAAGATCCGAGTGTTCCGAGGGAAGTGA
- the LOC117424103 gene encoding alanine--tRNA ligase, cytoplasmic-like, which translates to MDSTLTAAQIRQKFIDFFKKHEHQYVHSSSTVPLDDPTLLFANAGMNQYKPIFLNTIDPSHPMAKLRRAANTQKCIRAGGKHNDLDDVGKDVYHHTFFEMLGSWSFGDYFKHLACELALDLLTKEFGIPIERLYVTYFGGHEEAGLEPDLECKQIWLDLGVDDSRILPGSMKDNFWEMGDTGPCGPCSEIHFDRIGGRDAAPLVNQDDPNVLEIWNLVFIQFNRESDGHLKPLPKKSIDTGMGLERLVSVLQNKMSNYDTDLFVPYFEAIQKGTGARPYSGKVGAEDTDGMDMAYRVLADHARTITIALADGGRPDNTGRGYVLRRILRRAVRYSHEKLNASRGFFASLVDVVVDSLGDAFPELNKDPDMVKDIINEEELQFLKTLSRGRRILDRKIQSLGDIKTIPGDTAWLLYDTYGFPLDLTALIAEERGMAVDLEGFEEEKRAAQLKSQGKGAGDEDHIMLDIYAIEELRTKGLPPTDDSPKYKYQADSSGNYEYELVVGTVLALRRDKTFVEEVTTGQQCGVLLDRTSFYAEQGGQTFDEGYMVREDDASDDKMEFTVKNTQVRGGYVLHVGTVYGTLRVGECVQLHVDEARRRPIMSNHTSTHILNFALRSVLGEADQRGSLVAPDRLRFDFTAKGAMSTKEIRAVEEIVSTVIQEAKPVYAMEAPLAAAKAIQGLRAVFDETYPDPVRVVSIGIPVQDLLADPSGAAGSLASIEFCGGTHLQNSSHAQPFVIVSEEAIAKGIRRIVAVTGPEAQKALRKADALRQILSALDEKVKVQAAPNKDIQKEIADLTEAIGTAVIPQWQKDEMRESLKALKKTMDDLDRASKGDVQKRVLEKTKQLIDSSPNQPLVVMEMEAGASAKALNESLKLLKMHSPKTAAMLFTADSDADKVICLCQVPQEVANRGLKASDWVQHVCPLLDGKGGGKDMSAQATGRNTHCLQEALQLAIDFAHLKLGDLNN; encoded by the exons ATGGACTCCACACTGACAGCTGCTCAGATACGACAGAAatttattgacttcttcaagaaGCATGAGCACCAGTACGTGCACTCCTCCTCCACAGTCCCTCTTGACGACCCCACGCTGCTGTTTGCCAATGCTGGCATGAACCAG TATAAGCCAATCTTCCTGAACACCATTGACCCATCTCACCCCATGGCGAAGTTGCGAAGAGCTGCTAATACCCAGAAGTGTATCCGTGCCGGGGGAAAGCACAATGACCTGGACGATGTGGGCAAGGACGTGTACCACCACACCTTCTTTGAGATGCTGGGCTCCTGGTCCTTCGGGGACTATTTCAAG CACCTGGCCTGTGAGCTGGCCCTGGACCTCCTAACCAAGGAGTTTGGGATCCCGATCGAGAGACTGTATGTCACCTACTTCGGAGGCCATGAGGAGGCGGGGCTGGAGCCAGACTTGGAATGCAAACAGATCTGGCTGGACTTGGG TGTGGATGACAGCCGGATCCTGCCTGGCAGTATGAAGGATAATTTCTGGGAGATGGGGGACACGGGTCCCTGCGGCCCCTGCAGTGAAATACACTTCGACCGGATTGGGGGCAGGGACGCTGCGCCCCTCGTCAATCAGGATGATCCCAATGTGTTGGAGATCTGGAATCTGGTGTTCATCCAATTCAACAG GGAGTCGGATGGGCACTTGAAGCCCTTGCCCAAGAAGAGCATTGACACAGGAATGGGTCTGGAGAGGCTGGTCTCTGTCCTGCAGAACAAGATGTCCAACTACGACACTGACCTGTTTGTGCCGTACTTTGAAGCCATTCAGAAG GGTACTGGTGCCAGGCCGTACAGTGGGAAGGTTGGTGCGGAGGACACAGATGGGATGGACATGGCGTACCGCGTGCTGGCTGACCACGCCCGCACCATCACCATTGCGCTGGCTGACGGGGGCCGCCCTGACAACACAGGCCGGGG GTACGTGCTCCGGAGAATCCTGCGGCGGGCGGTGCGATATTCCCATGAGAAGCTCAACGCCTCCAGGGGCTTCTTTGCTTCCCTCGTTGACGTGGTGGTGGATTCCTTG GGAGATGCGTTCCCTGAGCTGAACAAGGATCCAGATATGGTGAAGGACATTATAAATGAGGAAGAGCTGCAGTTCCTGAAGACACTCAGCAGAGGGCGCCGTATCCTAGATAGGAAGATCCAGAGTCTAGGTGACATCAAAACCATCCCAG GGGACACTGCCTGGCTGCTCTACGACACCTACGGCTTCCCTCTGGACCTCACTGCCCTGATTGCGGAGGAGAGAGGCATGGCTGTGGACCTGGAGGGCTTTGAGGAGGAGAAGAGAGCTGCGCAG CTGAAGTCTCAAGGGAAGGGTGCTGGAGATGAGGATCACATCATGCTGGATATCTACGCCATTGAAGAGCTGCGCACAAAGGGACTGCCTCCCACGGACGATTCCCCCAAATACAAGTACCAGGCAGACAGCTCCGGCAACTACG AATACGAGCTGGTAGTAGGCACAGTGCTGGCCTTGCGCAGGGACAAGACGTTCGTGGAAGAGGTGAccacggggcagcagtgtggtgtgctGCTTGACCGGACCAGCTTCTATGCAGAGCAGGGTGGACAGACCTTCGATGAGGGCTACATGGTCAGAGAAGACGACGCCTCGGACGAT AAGATGGAGTTCACAGTGAAGAACACGCAGGTGCGCGGTGGCTATGTCCTGCACGTCGGGACTGTGTATGGGACCCTGAGAGTGGGGGAGTGCGTGCAGCTGCATGTAGACGAG GCCAGGCGGCGCCCCATCATGAGCAATCACACCTCCACCCACATCCTGAACTTTGCCCTGCGCTCGGTGCTGGGAGAGGCGGATCAGAGGGGCTCTCTGGTGGCCCCTGACAGGCTGCGCTTCGACTTCACTGCCAAGGGGGCCATGTCCACAAAGGAGATTCGCGCAGTCGAAGAGATTGTCAGCACCGTGATCCAGGAGGCCAAG CCTGTCTATGCCATGGAGGCTCCCCTAGCAGCAGCGAAGGCGATCCAGGGTTTGAGAGCTGTGTTTGACGAGACCTACCCTGACCCCGTCCGCGTCGTCTCCATTGGCATCCCCGTCCAGGACCTGCTGGCTGACCCCAGTGGGGCCGCTGGCTCTCTCGCCTCCATCGAGTTCTGCGGGGGAAC gcACCTCCAGAACTCCAGCCACGCTCAGCCGTTTGTGATTGTGTCGGAGGAGGCGATTGCCAAAGGCATCCGGCGCATTGTAGCAGTGACCGGCCCTGAGGCACAGAAG GCTCTGAGGAAGGCTGATGCTCTGCGACAGATTCTCTCTGCTCTTGATGAAAAGGTTAAAGTCCAGGCTGCTCCCAACAAGGACATTCAGAAGGAGATCGCAGACCTGACAGAG GCTATTGGCACAGCAGTTATCCCACAGTGGCAGAAGGATGAGATGAGAGAGTCACTGAAAGCATTAAAGAAGACAATGGATGACCTGGACAGAGCAAGCAAAGGGGATGTTCAGAAGAGG GTCCTGGAGAAAACAAAGCAGCTGATTGACAGCAGCCCAAACCAGCCACTGGTCGTCATGGAGATGGAAGCTGGAGCTTCTGCAAAG GCCCTGAATGAGTCTCTGAAGCTGTTGAAGATGCACTCCCCCAAGACTGCTGCCATGCTTTTCACTGCGGACAGCGATGCTGACAAAGTCATCTGCTTGTGCCAGGTCCCGCAG GAAGTGGCTAACCGTGGCTTGAAGGCAAGTGACTGGGTGCAGCATGTGTGCCCCCTGCTGGACGGAAAGGGTGGTGGCAAGGACATGTCGGCCCAGGCCACAGGCAGGAACACACACTGCCTGCAGGAGGCACTGCAGTTGGCCATTGACTTTGCCCACCTCAAACTGGGCGACCtgaacaactag
- the exosc6 gene encoding exosome complex component MTR3, which yields MVKEVAFQVERAMPVDTKRVRGPEESQSPWLFVQQSRGQPTRVPQTRESERRADGRRRGQVDARPMFARCGLVSQAKGSAYIEAGNTKLICSVYGPRETERKDELDMKAGRLVCAFRLAPFSCAKRCPWIQGSQEKDLTLSLQESLQPGVCLHKYPRSQIEVNVLVLENDGSALAHAITCASLALADAGIEMYDLVLGCSLRQDGAAYLLDPTCSEENGDESTENQGSLTVALLPTLNQISGLLSTGEMKEETVVGAVRACVEGCQRLYPAAQQCLLKSVRRKVPAPQN from the coding sequence ATGGTCAAAGAGGTTGCGTTTCAAGTTGAGCGGGCCATGCCGGTGGATACTAAGCGAGTTCGTGGACCAGAGGAATCCCAGTCGCCCTGGCTGTTCGTGCAACAGAGCCGGGGGCAACCGACTCGGGTCCCCCAGACAAGAGAGTCAGAAAGACGGGCGGACGGCAGGCGGCGGGGCCAGGTGGATGCGAGGCCGATGTTTGCTCGCTGCGGACTGGTGAGCCAGGCCAAGGGCTCTGCCTATATCGAGGCCGGGAACACCAAGCTGATCTGCTCTGTGTATGGACCGCGTGAGACGGAGAGGAAAGACGAGCTGGACATGAAGGCGGGCAGGCTGGTGTGCGCTTTCCGACTCGCTCCCTTCTCTTGCGCGAAACGGTGCCCATGGATCCAGGGCAGCCAGGAGAAAGACCTAACCCTGAGCCTGCAGGAGAGCCTGCAGCCCGGGGTTTGCCTGCACAAGTACCCGCGGTCGCAGATCGAGGTGAACGTGCTGGTTTTGGAGAATGACGGCTCTGCTCTGGCACACGCAATCACCTGCGCCTCCTTGGCTCTGGCCGATGCCGGAATCGAGATGTACGACTTGGTCCTCGGATGCTCGCTAAGACAAGACGGTGCTGCGTATTTGCTCGACCCGACCTGCAGCGAGGAAAACGGGGACGAGTCGACTGAGAACCAAGGGAGCTTGACTGTGGCGCTGCTACCCACCCTAAACCAGATCTCAGGGCTGCTGTCCACCGGGGAGATGAAGGAGGAGACCGTGGTGGGAGCCGTCAGAGCCTGCGTCGAGGGCTGCCAGCGACTGTACCCTGCAGCCCAGCAGTGCTTGCTGAAATCGGTGCGGCGGAAGGTTCCTGCCCCGCAGAACTGA